Below is a window of Chryseobacterium arthrosphaerae DNA.
AATAGATACCATTGTCACTTCAGGCCCGCCCCACTCGATGCATCTGATTGGTTTAGGCCTTAAGGATAAGCTTCCGGGGTTGAAATGGATTGCCGATTTCCGTGATCCGTGGACGGAGATTTCTTATTACAGGCACTTAAAACTCACCAAAAGATCTGACAAAAAACACAGACAACTTGAAAGTGCGGTTTTTAACAATGCAGACATTACATTAGCCACAAGCTATACCGATGCCGAAAACTTCAGGAAAGCAGGAGCTCGTGCAATCTGTATTACGAATGGATTTGATGAAAGTGATGCCGGCAGGAAAGGGAGTAAACAACCCGATCAAAGTTCAGTATTTACTTTAAGTTATATCGGGGTACTGGAACAGCTCAGAAATCCTGAGAACCTGTGGAAAGCCCTGGATGAACTGGTGCAAGAGAACGATGCATTTGCAAAGTATTTCAGCTTAAAGTTTGTGGGAAGAATTGATGATAAAATACTGAGCAGTATTCAGAATACAAGCCTTAAGAATCACATCTTAAATTTGGGATATCTTTCCCATGGCAAAGCTGTTGAAGAGATGCAGAATTCTGAAATGCTTCTGATCACCAATTTCCCGAATGAATCTTCAAAAGGTATCATCCCCGGAAAGATATTTGAATACCTGGCATCAGGAAAACAGATTTTATCATTCGGGCCGGACAAAGCTGATGTAGCAAAGATCTTAGAAGAAACCCAGGCAGGAAAACATTTTGGCTACAGTGATACTGAAACCGTAAAAAGATTTATCCTGGAAAAATTTGACCTCTGGAAAAGTGGAAATCTGTCTGAAAACACACAGCATATTGAACAGTTTTCAAGAAAAAACCTTACTCAACAGCTGAGTAAAATTCTATAAAGAAGCCTGAATTTTTAAATATATTTCAAACCACAAAAGAGCTGACAGAAATTATCAGTGATACCTTTTGTGGTTTGAAAAAAGTTATGTTGATTAAATGGTCCACTGATCGTTTACCACTGCTACCAGGTAATATTTCCCCTGGAATTCCTCAAATACAAAACGAACGGTTTTCCAGTCCATTTCCCCATATTTCTGTGTTCCTTTGATGTAGTTTTCCGTGAAATCATCTTTAGGATAGATCTCTTTTAAATTGTTCAGGGAATTTCCTCCACCAATAAATTTATTGAGGGAATATTGCGATGCCGTAAAATCTTTAGAGAAAACCCATTTACCAAGATAATCGTTGATGGTAGCCTTATAAGGATCTCCTGAACCGTCATGAGCTCCCCAGGTGAACAGGGTTTTGGTAGGCTGGTATTTTTCAAAATCGGCTTTGGAAAAATGTTTATCTTCTTTGGTATTTACAAAAGCATACATAGAAAAACGGATTCCTTTTTCAGGATGGATCCATGAAGCAAAAGCTTTATAATCTTTATTTTTCAAGGTCATCAGCACCTCATCATTGCTTTGCTTTAAAGTGGCTTCTCTGGCTGCAGTATTTTTAACGGTAGTAGCCGCACTGTCTGATTTTGCCTGTGCCATTGAGTCGATCACATTCGGAACTGGCTTTTGTACTTCTTTTTTACAGGCCACAACCACACCCAAAGCAACCAGGGGGATCATCTGTTTTTTCATATTTTCAATTTTGTAATCCGTAAAAAACACCAAAAGTGATGCCAAGCGGAAGGAATATGTTTGAAAGTTTGAAAAGTTTTATGAATAAGAAGGATTCAGGCTGTGAGTTCAGGAATGCGACCTTCATCAATATGAGCAACAGATGAAAAAGAAGGGTGAAAATTGAGGATGAGAAGTTTACTTTGGAAATCCATAATTGAAAATTTACATCGTACCTTTGTTCTATGGAAATTTTGGATATTCTTATCATCGGAGCGGGCCCTATTGGATTGAACTGTGCACTTGAAGCCCAGAACAACAATCTGAAATATTTAATTGTAGAAAAAGGGACCATTGTCAATTCACTGTATCATTATCCTTTGTATATGCGTTTTTTTTCAACGGCTGAAAAGCTGGAGATTGACAGCATTCCGTTTATTACAACTTCTCCTAAACCGGGAAGACAGGATGCGCTGGAATATTACCAGGGGATTGCCAGGCAAAAAGAACTGAATATTCATCTCTATGAAAAGGTACTGAACGTTTCAAAAAATAAAGGAATATTTGATATTGAAACCACTAAAGCAAACTACCAGGCCAGAAATGTAGTCATTGCAACAGGATTTTATGATATTCCCAACCTCATGAATGTTCCGGGAGAAAATCTTCCGAAAGTAAAGCATTATTATACCGAACCTTATCCGTATGCAAGACAAAAGATTGTAGTTGTAGGATCAAGTAATTCTGCTGTAGATGCAGCACTTGAAACGTACAGAAAGGGAGCGGAAGTGACCATGATCATCCGTCACTCCGAAATTTCAAAAAGTGTAAAATACTGGGTAAAACCGGACATTGAAAACAGGATTGCAGAAGGCGCTATAAAAGCCCATTTCAATGCTGAACTCATTGAAATCAAGGAAAGGTCCTTAGTTTTTAAAACTGAAGATCATCAGATCCGGGAAATTGAGAACGATTTTGTACTGGCCATGACAGGTTATCTTCCTGATTTTGATTTCCTGAAAAACTCAGGGATCGAACTCAAAGGTGACTGTATGAATCCGTCCTATACCCATGAAACCATGGAAACCAATATTCCCAACCTTTATCTTGCCGGAGTGGTGTGTGGAGGAAAAGATACCCATCTCTGGTTTATTGAGAATTCAAGGATTCATGCGAATATGATTATTAACCATATCCTTTCAAAATAACTTTTAAAAATTTCCGGTTATTTTTTTTGCTGATGAAGCAAATACTTTTATTTTTGATCTGTAAATAACTGATCATAGAATATTAATTTAAAAAACGACCAGCCATGGCAGAAAGAAATTCAAGAGGAATTTTAAAATTCAACAACGGTGAAGGCCAGAAGTTATTGAAACTTAATTATAGTGTATCAAGATCTATAGACGTATCAGGACGTGTAGCATCCGATCCTTCCAATGCATTAATCAAAATCACGGTAGAAGCTACAGACAAATCGGATATTCTTGAAACCCTTCTGAACGGAAAATACAAGCCGACTGTAGGTGAGATCACCTTCAATAAATCTCATGAAGAAGGTACCCTGACGACCATCAAATGGAAAAACGGATATGTCATCCAGCATGAAGTGGATTTTGACGCTATAGACACCAACAGTATGCTGATCAGTTTCGTAGTAAGTGCCGAAGAGATCGATATGGGTAATTCTTCTTACTTCGGAGGATGGCCTTCTTAATCGTAAGCAGTTCATTAATCCATTCAATATAAAACCCGGCTGATCTCAGCCGGGTCGTTTTTTTTATGTTTAACTACAATATTTTACTTAAACGAGATCTTCTTCCACCTTATTTTTATCTTTAAGCATCCATGGAATGACAAAGTAAAAGCCAACAGCAATTACAGTCGCCAATACTCCCGTTCCGATCCACAGAACATTAAATCCCAGTTTATCGGCAATCAGTGTTCCTATATAAGGGGTAATGATAAATGCAATGGATATTGACATCCCGTTCATTCCCATATAAGCCCCTTTATTATTTTTCCCTGAACGAAGGGCAGTAATGGTAGACATAAAAGGCAGCACCCAGATCTCCCCTATACAAAGCAGTGTCATAGAAACCATCAGCGTAATCATGCTGTAATCAAAAGCCAGCATCGCATACGAAACACCGCACAGGAATGTTCCAAAAAGCATGGTAAACGCCAGGGTGAAATACTTTTCAGCCAATTGTACAAAGCCCATTTCAAGCAATACAATAAGGAAACCGCTATATCCCAGAACATATCCGATATTCTGCTGACTGAGGTGCGCCGTATCCTTATAAAAGATCGTAAGGGTACTGAACAGCTGGAAAAAGCATATGGCAAACAGCATACAAAATATACTGTAGATTATAAATTTACTATCCCTGTAAGGTGAAGCCTCTTTCTTTATAACGATCGCCTCTTTTACTTTTTTGGCTTCCTGTTTTGCCCGTTTTGTGCGGCCTTTGAAAAACCAGATGTACATTAAACCAGCCAATAGAGCCGCTAAAGCATTGGTGAAAAACAAGAATTCATAAGAAATAGCAGATAAGATCCCTCCCAGTGCAGGCCCGATAGAAAATCCGAGGTTGACAGCCATTCGGTTCAGGGAAAAAGCCCGTGTAATGTTTTCCGGCTTTGCATATTTTGTAATGGCTACTGAGTTGGCCGGACGGAATGTTTCGCTTACAATACTCTGGGCCAGAATGATCCCTGCCAGACCAGCTTCTGTAGTAAAGAGCGGAATCAGGCAGAATAAAGGTACACTGAGCAGCAGGCTTAAACTCTGTACCCTGTACTCTCCTATCTTATCTGTGATCATCCCTCCCAGCCATGAGCCGATAACCGAGCCAATTCCGAAGAAGCTCAGTACTATTCCTGAATTTTCAATACTGAAATGTAAATGATTGGTCATATAAACTCCCAAAAAAGGAAGTACCATAGAACCTGCCCTGTTGATGAGCATTACCAACGCCAGCATCCAACTCTCCTGCGAGAGTCCTTTGAAAGAACTCGTATATAAGTTAATTAATTTCACAATAATATTTTGGGGGAATCTGAAAATGCAAAGGTAGCTAAAAATAGCTCAAAGCCCTTTATTTATGGTATTTTTTATAAATAGCTCTGATAAGGAAAGACTATTATCTCTATCCGGGGAAAATTTTGGATTCGCATCAAAGAAGTGAAGACCAAAGTGCATAATTCATATTATTGGAAAGTAAAGATTTTTACATGGCAGCTCATTGTAAGGCGCAAAAGGCTATTTTACTATATCTATGGTTGTATTTTCTTAGCCAAACAAGCACACAGGCTTTATCAATTTTTTATTTGTGTATGAGTTATCAAAGATTGGCTGTGATACGTGAAAAAACGTAAAACATTTCTGTCGCTATCTGTAGGCTTCTGTCACTGTAAATCTGCGTCTGCTCCGGAGTATTATCCGAAACTTTAGGATCATCATATTGTATTGAGAATCTGGCTTCTGCCCCTAAAACTGAAGGGCAGCCTTCGTCTGCATTGCTGCAGGTCATTATAGCAGCAAATTCATTTTCAGGATTAAATCCGTTATCATATTCTTTAGAAAAACAGATCACAGCGGATTCATTTTGTGCATATTTAACAGCGTAGACAGGATTTGCAGTTTCATTAAGCTTTTGGATCTGAAAACCTTGATTATTCAATATTTCTGCCACCTTAGGAAACATGGCCGTTGCTTCCGTGCCTCCTGAATAGCAATGTACATTCCGGATGTTAAAATGACAGGCCATTGTCTGGGCCCAGACCTGGGACAGGTGGCTTCTGCGGCTATTATGGGTACAAATGAAATTCAACCGGATCTTCTGATCAGCTTCTACTTTGCTTTGTATGTAATTAACGAACGAATCTAAAATGGCTATTCTTTCTTCTGAAATTGTATCTGCCGAAAGTACCTTGATATATTCTGAAATTTTGGGGTTCATATTATTAATTTTATCTGCTTAGCAGCATCCGCCTCCCGGAGTGCAGGAATTGCTTTGATTTACCGTAAGTTCTGAAAGATTTTTCTTTTGCTTTCCGGAAGGGATTCCACAGGCTTCACTTGCCAGGCATGCTGTAGTCTTACTTTTCAGAACAAAGGTTTTTCCGTTGAACTCAAGATCATATTTGCCGATTGTATCACTTTGATATTCCACCTCAATCTCAGAGTCCTCAATGTCTAATTTTTGTTCGGAAAGCCTGATAATATTCAATAGTTTCCCGGGTTTCAGACGGTGTTCATAATCGTCGGCATTCCACAGCTGAAAATTTACAGTTTTTTCAGTACGGATCACCCCACCACAGTCAATGAACTTTTTATGGATCTGCCCTACTTCAGTAACATGAAAGTGTTCCGGTACAAATGTTCCGTTTTCTAATTGGAATTCAACATTTTCTAATGTTGGAAGAATTTCCTTGATTTCAGATAATTTCATAAAAATTGTTTTAAAAATATTTAATAATTGATATATTGCAATATTACGATATTAAAAAATAAAAAAAGCTATGAACAGCAATTGTTCACTTTGACTTCCTGGTTGAAGAATGCATTAAACTCGTTTTGAATCTCCTTCCATGCAGTGGCATCTATACAGTAACAAACAGATTTTCCTTCTACAGTACCCTGTATTACGCCCAGATTTTTCAGTTCTTTTAAATGCTGCGAAATCGTCGCTTGTGCTAATCCCAATTCATCTACCAAATCATTGCAAATACAAGCTTTCTGATTGATAATATGCTGCAGGATGGCAACTCTGGCGGGATGGCCCAAAACTTTGAACGCAGAAGCCAGTTTATTCTGCTCGTCTGTAAATATTTCTGACTTGGTAAGCCCCATATTCTGTATTTTATTATCGCAATATTACGATTATAATTTTGAAAGACAAAATTACTGATGAAATTTTTCCATTTTACCTGTTGTGTGTACAACAAAAAAGCAGGACTTATTTCTAAGTCCTGCTTCTATTGTATCTGTAGTCCTGAAACTATTCAGGCTTATAAGAATCTTTTAAAGTTACGGTACGGTTGAATACCAATGTAGAATCCGTAGAATCCTGGTCTTTGGTGAAGTACCCGATTCTCTGGAACTGTAATGGTTCTCCTATCGCTACATCTTTCAGGCTTGGTTCAGCAAAACCTTTCACAGTAGTTACCGACTCAGGATTGATGAAGTTTAAGAAGTCTACGTCTTTTTCAGCATCCGGCTGCTCTACAGTAAACAACTGGTTGTAAATTCTTACTTCTACAGGAATCGCATGTTTGGCAGATACCCAGTGAAGTGTTCCTTTTACTTTTCTTAAACTTTCTTCTGTTCCGCTTCCGGATTTACTCTTCTCATCATAAGTAGCATAGATGGTAGTGATCTCACCGTTTTCATCCTTTTCCACTCTTTCAGCTTTGATGATATAAGCAGATTTTAAACGAACTTCACCGCCCAGCTTCAGTCTGAAGAATTTATTGTTAGCTTCTTCTTTGAAGTCTTCACGTTCAATATACAGTTCTCTTGAGAAAGGAATTTCTCTTGTCCCTGCATTTTCCTGTTCCGGATTGTTTTCAGTTTCTAACCATTCTTCTTTATCTTCAGGATAGTTTTCGATCACCAGTTTTACAGGATCTACCACAGCCATCACACGCTTAGCCACTTTGTTCAGGTCCTCACGTACGCAGAAGTCCAGCAACTGGATTTCAATCAGGTTTTCTCTCTTCGCCACTCCCACTTTATCAATAAAGTTTCTGATGGAAGCCGGAGTGAATCCTTTTCTTCTCATTCCTGAAATGGTAGGCATTCTGGGATCATCCCATCCTGTCACCACGCCTTCGGCCACCAATCTCTGGAGCTTTCTTTTGGATGTGATCATATAGGAAACGTTCATCCTTGCAAATTCTCTCTGCTTGTTTTTAACCCTTCCTTCTTCGTAAACCTGGTCTAAATACCAATTGTAAAGCGGTCTGTGATTTTCAAACTCTAAGGAACAAAGTGAATGCGAAATTTGCTCAATATAATCGGATTCCCCATGAGCCCAGTCGTACATCGGATAAATTTTCCATGCTGTACCTGTTCTGTGGTGAGGTTTATTCAGGATTCTGTACATCACAGGGTCACGCATGTTCATATTCGGTGACACCATATCAATTTTTGCACGAAGTGACATTGAACCGCTTTCAAACTCTCCATTTTTCATTCTTTCAAACAGATCAAGAGATTCTTCTACCGGACGGTTTCTGTACGGAGATTCCACTCCCGGCTCAGCAGGATTTTTTCTCTGTTCTGTAATCACTTCAGACGGCTGCTCATCTACGTAAGCCTTGCCTTCCTTAATCAATTGTACTGCCCAATCATAAAGCTGCTGGAAGTAGTCTGATGCATACAATTCTTTATCCCATTTGAAACCCAGCCATTCAACGTCTTTTTTGATAGAATCTACGAATTCCTGTTCTTCTTTTTCAGGGTTCGTATCGTCGAAACGAAGGTTTACGGGAGCGTTGTATCTTTCACCCAGGCCAAAGTTGATGCAGATGGCTTTTGTATGCCCTACATGCAGGTACCCGTTCGGCTCAGGGGGAAAACGGAAACGGATCTGATCTCTTTTCAGACCGTTCGCCAAATCATCTTCAATAATTTGCTCAATAAAATTGAGGGATTTTTTTTCTTCTTCCATTAAGATTAGCTTTTATTTTTTAGCAAAAAAAGTTGTACAAAGTTACGGAAAAATTAGTGTTTTTGAAAGTGATTATTTAAAAGCCTTATTGTTTGTAATTCAGTATTTTTCATTAATTTAGAAAAAGCTAAAAACCATAACTCAAGTTACTAATCATGGCCGTTTATATTTTGAATAACCGGAAAATAGTCCGTCATAAAGGGGAAAGACTGGATTTTTTTTCCAATGAATACTCAATTCCCATCAGGATTGCCCAATCTAATTCTGACAATAATAAAGAACGTACGGTCTCTTTATTGAATTCTGATATGACCTATAAAGTGTCTGAAGACTCTGAAAATTCTTTTAATAAGCTTTCTTTACTTGACAACCGGATTTCCATTACGGAAATTTTCCAGCTTACACAAAAGTACTTACTCCGGGATCAGGTAAAACGGACCAACCCATTAACAGGTTGAAAAACATTCTTTTTAAACAGTTTGAAATATGAGACCGGAACTCATGGAAATGATCTTCATTTTCACAGAGACAGAATGATATTTTTCAAAAATCATATGGAATAGATAGAAATATTATCATCAACATATTAAAAAATAACGAAAATATTTTCACAATTATTTCTTAATGATTAATTAAAAAAAACTTATAAAATTAAGCTTATGTTAAACTTACAGAAAGCCTTAAAAATGGCATAGAGATTGCCAATTCAATCTATAGAGAATTACAATTTTTTTATCATGAGGAAGATTAAAAAAAAGTTTTCTTATATCTTAATGTATATAAAGAAAGCCATCTTTGTAAAAGATGTAATTTAAAACCGAGTACCTAACCTTTAAAAAATCGAAGATTATCCGATCCAACAATTACTTTACCCTTTAATAAAGCCGAAAGAGAATCAAAATTCCTACAATTGAATTGCAGGAATTTATTTCCATGCGTTTGGTTACCTTATATGAATGCAGGTTTCTTTCCTTATTGTTTTTTTGCATTAGCATAAAAATCAGGCATTTTGTTAAATAATATTAAAATAATTCCCCAGTCATTGTATTATCAAAAAAGTTTCGGATATTTACTTATCAACCAAACTAAAAACTTTTAACGTGAAAAATCTAAAGAAATTAAGAACGGGAGAATTAAAGACCATCAAAGGCGGCATTATTCCCCGTGACTGTATGAGCTGGGATACCCGATTAAGATGCTGCCGGCAATGGCTTCCTGAATCTTCAGACAGACCTGTCTGCCCGGATAATCCTTTTTAATTTTCAGAATTAAAATATTTATATTCAAAACTGAATCAACCAACTTTTTAAAATATTTATTATGAAAAATCTAAAAAAAATCAATCGAGAAGAATTAAAGAGTATTAAAGGAGGAAGACCGCCTCTTGGATGTAATAACTGGAACCCAACAGCTGCATGCTGCAGAGCGTGGGCAGAGGGATACTGT
It encodes the following:
- a CDS encoding bacteriocin-like protein, whose protein sequence is MKNLKKINREELKSIKGGRPPLGCNNWNPTAACCRAWAEGYCGPTCPDSPPPYC
- the tssD gene encoding type VI secretion system tube protein TssD, with amino-acid sequence MAERNSRGILKFNNGEGQKLLKLNYSVSRSIDVSGRVASDPSNALIKITVEATDKSDILETLLNGKYKPTVGEITFNKSHEEGTLTTIKWKNGYVIQHEVDFDAIDTNSMLISFVVSAEEIDMGNSSYFGGWPS
- a CDS encoding glutamine--tRNA ligase/YqeY domain fusion protein; amino-acid sequence: MEEEKKSLNFIEQIIEDDLANGLKRDQIRFRFPPEPNGYLHVGHTKAICINFGLGERYNAPVNLRFDDTNPEKEEQEFVDSIKKDVEWLGFKWDKELYASDYFQQLYDWAVQLIKEGKAYVDEQPSEVITEQRKNPAEPGVESPYRNRPVEESLDLFERMKNGEFESGSMSLRAKIDMVSPNMNMRDPVMYRILNKPHHRTGTAWKIYPMYDWAHGESDYIEQISHSLCSLEFENHRPLYNWYLDQVYEEGRVKNKQREFARMNVSYMITSKRKLQRLVAEGVVTGWDDPRMPTISGMRRKGFTPASIRNFIDKVGVAKRENLIEIQLLDFCVREDLNKVAKRVMAVVDPVKLVIENYPEDKEEWLETENNPEQENAGTREIPFSRELYIEREDFKEEANNKFFRLKLGGEVRLKSAYIIKAERVEKDENGEITTIYATYDEKSKSGSGTEESLRKVKGTLHWVSAKHAIPVEVRIYNQLFTVEQPDAEKDVDFLNFINPESVTTVKGFAEPSLKDVAIGEPLQFQRIGYFTKDQDSTDSTLVFNRTVTLKDSYKPE
- a CDS encoding MFS transporter, producing MLALVMLINRAGSMVLPFLGVYMTNHLHFSIENSGIVLSFFGIGSVIGSWLGGMITDKIGEYRVQSLSLLLSVPLFCLIPLFTTEAGLAGIILAQSIVSETFRPANSVAITKYAKPENITRAFSLNRMAVNLGFSIGPALGGILSAISYEFLFFTNALAALLAGLMYIWFFKGRTKRAKQEAKKVKEAIVIKKEASPYRDSKFIIYSIFCMLFAICFFQLFSTLTIFYKDTAHLSQQNIGYVLGYSGFLIVLLEMGFVQLAEKYFTLAFTMLFGTFLCGVSYAMLAFDYSMITLMVSMTLLCIGEIWVLPFMSTITALRSGKNNKGAYMGMNGMSISIAFIITPYIGTLIADKLGFNVLWIGTGVLATVIAVGFYFVIPWMLKDKNKVEEDLV
- a CDS encoding bacteriocin-like protein; translated protein: MKNLKKLRTGELKTIKGGIIPRDCMSWDTRLRCCRQWLPESSDRPVCPDNPF
- a CDS encoding glycosyltransferase family protein codes for the protein MEEKKILIITYYWPPAGGPGVQRWLKFAKYLPEFGWKPIIYTPENPSYPLLDETLMKDVPENIEIVRTKIWEPYQLAEKLNKSNKKFKAGQFDVGNNQSWKSRLSIWVRGNFFIPDARVFWVKPSIQFLEKYLKENKIDTIVTSGPPHSMHLIGLGLKDKLPGLKWIADFRDPWTEISYYRHLKLTKRSDKKHRQLESAVFNNADITLATSYTDAENFRKAGARAICITNGFDESDAGRKGSKQPDQSSVFTLSYIGVLEQLRNPENLWKALDELVQENDAFAKYFSLKFVGRIDDKILSSIQNTSLKNHILNLGYLSHGKAVEEMQNSEMLLITNFPNESSKGIIPGKIFEYLASGKQILSFGPDKADVAKILEETQAGKHFGYSDTETVKRFILEKFDLWKSGNLSENTQHIEQFSRKNLTQQLSKIL
- a CDS encoding arsenate-mycothiol transferase ArsC; this encodes MNPKISEYIKVLSADTISEERIAILDSFVNYIQSKVEADQKIRLNFICTHNSRRSHLSQVWAQTMACHFNIRNVHCYSGGTEATAMFPKVAEILNNQGFQIQKLNETANPVYAVKYAQNESAVICFSKEYDNGFNPENEFAAIMTCSNADEGCPSVLGAEARFSIQYDDPKVSDNTPEQTQIYSDRSLQIATEMFYVFSRITANL
- a CDS encoding DUF6428 family protein, producing MKLSEIKEILPTLENVEFQLENGTFVPEHFHVTEVGQIHKKFIDCGGVIRTEKTVNFQLWNADDYEHRLKPGKLLNIIRLSEQKLDIEDSEIEVEYQSDTIGKYDLEFNGKTFVLKSKTTACLASEACGIPSGKQKKNLSELTVNQSNSCTPGGGCC
- a CDS encoding ArsR/SmtB family transcription factor, which produces MGLTKSEIFTDEQNKLASAFKVLGHPARVAILQHIINQKACICNDLVDELGLAQATISQHLKELKNLGVIQGTVEGKSVCYCIDATAWKEIQNEFNAFFNQEVKVNNCCS
- a CDS encoding YpdA family putative bacillithiol disulfide reductase, giving the protein MEILDILIIGAGPIGLNCALEAQNNNLKYLIVEKGTIVNSLYHYPLYMRFFSTAEKLEIDSIPFITTSPKPGRQDALEYYQGIARQKELNIHLYEKVLNVSKNKGIFDIETTKANYQARNVVIATGFYDIPNLMNVPGENLPKVKHYYTEPYPYARQKIVVVGSSNSAVDAALETYRKGAEVTMIIRHSEISKSVKYWVKPDIENRIAEGAIKAHFNAELIEIKERSLVFKTEDHQIREIENDFVLAMTGYLPDFDFLKNSGIELKGDCMNPSYTHETMETNIPNLYLAGVVCGGKDTHLWFIENSRIHANMIINHILSK